Proteins from one Hydrogenophaga sp. SL48 genomic window:
- a CDS encoding LysR substrate-binding domain-containing protein, with product MAALPPIANLQAFETVARRRSFALAAAELHLTASAISHQVSRLESHLGIRLFERSAHGVRLSPAGEHYLLHVGAALNAIATATDDLRQGIRNSLYVHSAPSIASLWLMPRLHRFAQAYPDISLNLSAAHTPSDFALGQSDIDIRYGIPQWGDLVVEPLFEEAIVPLASPAFIRQHKLKRVEQLLELPLIQSNVSIVQWSDWFGRFTKLRAPDRFSLRFDRAQMSLDAATQGLGVALESAMNAGGHLADGKLKAPFGMDQVIRVKAHFAVYPERHAKRPAVEAFLSWLHSEAAKT from the coding sequence ATGGCCGCATTGCCCCCCATTGCCAACCTGCAGGCCTTCGAAACCGTGGCGCGGCGCCGCAGCTTTGCCCTCGCCGCGGCCGAGCTGCACCTCACCGCGTCGGCCATCAGTCACCAGGTGTCCCGGCTTGAGTCGCACCTGGGCATCCGCCTGTTCGAGCGCAGCGCGCACGGGGTGCGCCTGAGCCCGGCGGGCGAGCACTACCTGCTGCACGTGGGGGCCGCGCTCAATGCCATCGCGACCGCCACCGACGACCTGCGCCAGGGCATCCGCAACAGCCTGTATGTGCACTCGGCGCCCAGCATCGCCAGCCTGTGGCTCATGCCGCGCCTGCACCGCTTCGCACAGGCCTACCCGGACATCTCGCTCAACCTCTCGGCCGCCCACACGCCCAGCGACTTCGCACTCGGCCAGTCGGACATCGACATCCGCTACGGTATCCCGCAGTGGGGCGACCTGGTGGTGGAGCCCCTCTTCGAAGAAGCCATCGTGCCCCTGGCCAGCCCGGCCTTCATCCGGCAGCACAAGCTCAAGCGGGTGGAGCAGTTGCTCGAGCTGCCGCTGATCCAGAGCAATGTGAGCATCGTGCAGTGGTCCGACTGGTTCGGCCGCTTCACGAAGCTGCGGGCCCCCGACCGCTTTTCCCTGCGCTTCGACCGGGCACAGATGTCACTGGATGCCGCGACGCAGGGCCTGGGCGTGGCGCTGGAGAGCGCGATGAATGCGGGCGGCCACCTGGCCGACGGCAAGCTCAAGGCGCCGTTCGGCATGGACCAGGTCATTCGCGTGAAGGCGCACTTTGCCGTCTACCCGGAGCGCCATGCCAAGCGGCCGGCGGTCGAGGCGTTTCTGTCGTGGCTGCACAGCGAGGCGGCGAAGACCTGA
- a CDS encoding NYN domain-containing protein: MRVFLIDADNLSSPAWVDEAFQALENAEGSIAVRRAYGSAENLKGLADTLRTWAIRPFVNLSLSKNTTDIALAADAMAFACQQPAPAMIVIGSGDADFLPLVVRLRERGIQVVCVSEASKMAPEAVPAYDRVLYVGHAASARRTSPSPAPSPAPAKARRAAPAAAPATKAAAKKVPAKKAAARKEAPAAPPAPKEPARKTAAKPAAPADGLTVSRILAAVPAFEAGAWQPLGDVAKALRDGGLLGKSALSTKLFKKFPEHFELRPGRQPNEVRLVSPPPSV, translated from the coding sequence ATGCGGGTATTTTTGATCGATGCGGACAACCTTTCCTCGCCCGCCTGGGTGGACGAGGCTTTCCAGGCGCTCGAAAACGCCGAGGGCAGCATCGCGGTGCGACGGGCCTACGGCAGCGCCGAAAACCTCAAGGGCCTGGCCGACACGCTGCGCACCTGGGCCATCCGGCCGTTCGTGAACCTGTCGCTGAGCAAGAACACCACCGACATCGCGCTCGCGGCCGACGCCATGGCGTTCGCCTGCCAGCAGCCGGCGCCTGCCATGATCGTGATCGGCTCGGGCGATGCGGACTTCTTGCCGCTGGTGGTGCGGCTGCGGGAGCGGGGCATCCAGGTGGTCTGCGTCTCCGAGGCCAGCAAGATGGCGCCCGAGGCCGTGCCGGCCTACGACCGCGTGCTGTACGTGGGCCACGCCGCGTCGGCCCGGCGGACGTCGCCGTCGCCCGCGCCGTCGCCCGCGCCCGCGAAGGCCCGTCGCGCCGCGCCCGCGGCGGCGCCGGCCACCAAGGCCGCGGCCAAAAAGGTGCCGGCCAAGAAGGCGGCCGCCCGCAAGGAAGCGCCCGCGGCCCCGCCTGCGCCGAAGGAGCCCGCGCGCAAGACCGCCGCGAAACCGGCCGCACCCGCCGACGGCCTCACGGTGTCGCGCATCCTCGCTGCGGTGCCGGCCTTCGAAGCCGGTGCCTGGCAGCCGCTGGGCGACGTGGCCAAGGCCCTGCGCGATGGCGGTTTGCTGGGCAAGAGCGCGCTGTCGACCAAGCTGTTCAAGAAGTTTCCCGAGCACTTCGAGCTCCGCCCCGGCCGGCAGCCCAACGAGGTTCGCCTCGTGTCGCCTCCGCCTTCCGTCTGA